Proteins encoded by one window of Lathyrus oleraceus cultivar Zhongwan6 chromosome 1, CAAS_Psat_ZW6_1.0, whole genome shotgun sequence:
- the LOC127078423 gene encoding peroxiredoxin-2F, mitochondrial: MATSVINRLRSSSTTKSLSSVLHGIRSYAKVATGTDILSAASNVSLQKARTWDEGVESKFSTTPVNDIFKDKKVVIFGLPGAYTGVCSSKHVPPYKHNIDKFKAKGVDSVICVAINDPYTVNAWAEKIQAKDAIEFYGDFDGSFHKSLELTTDLSAGLLGIRSERWSAYVVDGKVKALNVEESPSDVKVSGAETILGQI; this comes from the exons ATGGCAACCTCTGTAATCAACCGACTTCGTTCTTCCTCAACCACAAAATCACTGTCTTCCGTTCTTCATGGAATCAGGTCTTACGCAAAGGTTGCAACTGGAACTGATATACTCTCTGCTGCATCCAATGTTTCTCTACAGAAAGCTCGCACTTGGGATGAAGGTGTTGAATCCAAATTCTCCACTACCCCTGTCAACGACATCTTCAAG GATAAAAAAGTTGTGATCTTTGGTCTCCCA GGTGCATATACAGGAGTTTGTTCAAGCAAACATGTTCCTCCTTATAAGCATAATATTGACAAGTTTAAAGCTAAAGGGGTTGATTCTGTTATTTGTGTGGCTATTAATGATCCATATACTGTGAATGCTTGGGCTGAGAAGATTCAAGCCAAAGATGCT aTTGAGTTCTATGGGGACTTTGATGGGAGCTTTCACAAAAGCTTGGAATTAACTACTGATCTCTCTGCTGGTTTGCTTGGAATTCGATCGGAAAG ATGGTCAGCATATGTGGTAGATGGAAAAGTGAAGGCTCTTAATGTTGAAGAATCTCCATCTGATGTCAAAGTTTCTGGAGCAGAGACCATTTTGGGACAAATTTGA
- the LOC127113392 gene encoding uncharacterized protein LOC127113392 — translation MKAGESVDEYFARTLTITNRMRIHGEKMDDMTIIEKILRSMTSKFDYVVCSISNDIDTMSVDELQSSLLVHELRMSNYIEEEQALKVTHIGNVSGRSGGRGSFRGRGRGRGRGRGTREGSF, via the coding sequence ATGAAGGCTGGAGAATCTGTTGATGAGTATTTTGCAAGGACGTTGACAATCACAAATCGAATGAGGATACATGGAgagaagatggatgatatgacAATTATAGAGAAAATTCTACGCTCCATGACATCTAAGTTTGACTATGTGGTATGTTCAATATCAAATGACATTGATACTATGTCAGTAGATGAGTTACAAAGTTCACTGTTAGTGCATGAACTGCGCATGTCAAACTATATTGAGGAAGAGCAAGCTCTCAAAGTGactcatattggaaatgtctcTGGAAGAAGCGGAGGTCGAGGAAGCTTTAGAGGAAGAGGAAGGGGACGTGGTCGTGGTCGTGGCACTAGAGAAGGAAGTTTTTAA